The following coding sequences are from one Streptococcus mitis window:
- a CDS encoding D-alanine--D-alanine ligase gives MKQTIILLYGGRSAEREVSVLSAESVMRAVNYDRFTVKTFFISQSGDFIKTQEFSQTPGQEDRLMTNETIDWDKKVAPSAIYEEGAVVFPVLHGPMGEDGSVQGFLEVLKMPYVGCNILSSSLAMDKITTKRVLESVGIAQVPYVAIVEGDDVTAKITEVEEKLNYPVFTKPSNMGSSVGISKSETQEELRQALKLAFQYDSRVLVEQGVNAREIEVGLLGNYDVKSTLPGEVVKDVAFYDYDAKYIDNKITMDIPAKISDDVVAVMRQNAETAFRAIGGLGLSRCDFFYTDKGEVFLNELNTMPGFTQWSMYPLLWDNMGISYPELIERLVYLAKESFDKREAHLL, from the coding sequence ATGAAACAAACGATTATTCTTTTATACGGTGGGCGTAGTGCAGAGCGTGAAGTCTCTGTCCTTTCAGCTGAGAGTGTCATGCGTGCGGTCAACTATGATCGTTTCACAGTCAAGACTTTCTTTATTAGTCAGTCAGGTGACTTTATTAAAACGCAAGAATTTAGCCAGACTCCCGGTCAAGAGGATCGTCTTATGACCAATGAAACCATTGATTGGGATAAGAAAGTGGCACCAAGTGCTATCTATGAAGAGGGAGCAGTGGTCTTTCCAGTTCTTCACGGTCCGATGGGAGAAGATGGCTCAGTTCAAGGATTTTTGGAAGTTTTGAAAATGCCTTATGTTGGTTGTAACATCTTGTCATCTAGCCTTGCCATGGACAAGATCACGACCAAGCGTGTGTTAGAATCTGTCGGGATTGCCCAAGTTCCTTATGTGGCTATCGTTGAAGGCGATGATGTGACTGCTAAAATCACCGAAGTTGAAGAAAAATTGAATTATCCAGTCTTCACAAAACCATCAAACATGGGTTCAAGTGTCGGTATTTCTAAGTCTGAAACTCAAGAGGAACTCCGTCAAGCTTTGAAACTTGCCTTCCAATATGACAGCCGTGTCTTGGTAGAGCAAGGGGTAAATGCTCGTGAAATCGAGGTTGGTCTCTTGGGCAACTACGATGTCAAGAGTACGCTACCAGGAGAAGTAGTCAAGGATGTTGCCTTTTATGACTACGATGCCAAGTATATTGACAACAAGATTACCATGGATATCCCAGCTAAAATCAGTGATGATGTGGTAGCTGTCATGCGTCAAAATGCAGAAACTGCCTTCCGTGCCATTGGTGGCCTCGGTTTATCTCGTTGCGATTTCTTCTATACAGATAAGGGAGAGGTTTTCCTCAACGAGCTCAATACCATGCCAGGTTTCACCCAGTGGTCAATGTATCCACTACTTTGGGACAATATGGGAATCAGCTACCCAGAACTAATCGAGCGTTTGGTTTACCTTGCCAAGGAAAGTTTTGACAAGCGCGAAGCGCATTTGCTATAA
- the recR gene encoding recombination mediator RecR, which produces MLYPTPIAKLIDSYSKLPGIGIKTATRLAFYTIGMSDDDVNEFAKNLLSAKRELTYCSICGRLTDDDPCSICTDPSRDQKTILVLEDSRDVAAMENIQEYHGLYHVLHGLISPMNGISPDDINLKSLMTRLMDSEVSEVIVATNATADGEATSMYLSRLLKPAGIKVTRLARGLAVGADIEYADEVTLLRAIENRTEL; this is translated from the coding sequence ATGCTTTATCCAACACCTATTGCTAAGCTAATTGACAGTTATTCGAAGTTACCGGGTATCGGGATTAAGACGGCTACCCGTCTGGCCTTCTATACTATTGGAATGTCTGATGACGATGTCAATGAATTTGCTAAAAATCTCCTTTCTGCTAAGAGAGAGCTAACCTATTGCTCCATCTGTGGTCGTTTGACTGATGACGATCCTTGTTCTATCTGTACCGATCCAAGTCGTGACCAGAAAACGATTTTAGTCCTCGAGGATAGTCGTGATGTGGCAGCCATGGAGAACATCCAAGAATACCATGGACTCTATCATGTCTTACATGGTCTTATTTCTCCCATGAATGGTATCAGTCCAGATGATATCAATCTCAAGAGTCTCATGACTCGTCTGATGGATAGCGAGGTTTCAGAAGTGATTGTGGCCACAAATGCTACGGCAGATGGTGAAGCGACATCCATGTATCTTTCACGTTTGCTCAAGCCAGCTGGGATCAAGGTTACGCGTCTAGCACGAGGTCTCGCTGTGGGAGCAGATATCGAGTATGCGGACGAAGTTACACTCTTACGAGCCATTGAAAATCGAACAGAGTTGTAA
- the pbp2b gene encoding penicillin-binding protein PBP2B: MRLTCMRKFDSHSIPIRLNLLFSIVILLFMAIIGRLLYMQVLNKDFYETKLASASKTKVTTSSARGEIYDASGKPLVENTVKQVVSFTRNNKMTAADLKETAKKLLAYVGVSSPTLTNRQLADYYLADQDVYKKAVESLPREKRLNSDGNQLSESELYNNTVESIDPSQLTYSDDEKKEIYLFSQLNAVENFATGIVATDSLTDTQIALIASASKNLPGISISTSWDRKVLETSLSSIVGSVSSEKAGLPAEEADAYIKKGYSLNDRVGTSYLEKQYEETLQGKRSVKEIQLDKYGNMESVENIEDGTKGNNIKLTIDLAFQDSVDNLLKSYFNSELGNGGAKYSEGVYAVALNPKTGAVLSMSGIKHDLNTGELTQDSLGTVTNVFVPGSVVKAATISSGWENGVLSGNQTLTDQPIVFQGSAPIYSWYKLAYGSFPITAVEALEYSSNAYVVQTALGIMGQTYQPNMFVLTNNLESAMGKLRSTFAEYGLGASTGIDLPNESTGFIPKEYNFANYITNAFGQFDNYTPMQLAQYVGTIANNGVRIAPHIVEGIYGNNEQGGLGNLIQSIDTKEMNKINISESDVSILQQGFYQVSHGGSALTTGRAFSNGAAVSISGKTGTAESYVEGGQKANNTNAVAYAPSDNPQIAVAVVFPHNTNLTNGVGPSIARDIINLYNQHHPMN, translated from the coding sequence ATGAGACTGACTTGTATGAGAAAATTTGATAGCCATTCGATTCCGATTCGGCTTAATTTATTGTTTTCAATTGTTATTTTGCTTTTTATGGCCATTATTGGTCGCCTGCTTTACATGCAGGTTTTGAATAAGGATTTTTATGAGACAAAATTAGCATCTGCTAGTAAAACAAAGGTGACCACTAGTTCGGCTCGGGGCGAAATTTATGATGCTAGCGGCAAGCCTTTGGTTGAAAATACTGTGAAACAAGTTGTTTCCTTTACTCGAAACAACAAAATGACGGCTGCAGATTTGAAAGAAACAGCAAAGAAGTTGCTAGCCTATGTGGGAGTTTCTTCACCAACATTGACTAATCGACAGTTGGCAGATTACTACCTAGCAGATCAAGATGTCTATAAGAAGGCAGTGGAAAGCTTACCACGTGAGAAACGCCTTAATTCTGATGGCAATCAATTATCTGAGTCTGAGCTTTACAATAACACAGTAGAAAGCATAGATCCAAGTCAATTGACCTACTCGGATGACGAAAAGAAAGAAATTTACCTCTTTAGCCAACTCAATGCAGTTGAAAATTTTGCGACAGGTATCGTTGCGACAGATTCCTTGACAGATACCCAGATTGCCTTGATTGCTTCGGCTTCTAAGAATTTACCTGGTATCAGTATTTCGACTTCCTGGGATCGAAAAGTTCTAGAAACTTCACTTTCTTCTATAGTAGGAAGTGTTTCTAGTGAAAAAGCGGGTCTCCCAGCTGAGGAAGCAGATGCTTATATTAAAAAGGGTTATTCTTTAAATGACCGTGTTGGAACCTCTTATCTAGAAAAACAATATGAAGAAACCTTGCAAGGGAAACGCTCGGTGAAAGAAATCCAGCTAGACAAGTATGGCAATATGGAAAGTGTCGAAAATATCGAAGATGGTACCAAAGGGAACAATATTAAACTGACCATCGATTTGGCCTTCCAAGATAGCGTGGACAATCTGCTTAAAAGTTATTTCAATTCCGAGCTAGGAAATGGTGGAGCCAAGTATTCTGAGGGTGTGTATGCAGTTGCTCTAAATCCAAAAACAGGTGCTGTGTTATCCATGTCAGGGATCAAACATGACCTGAACACGGGAGAGTTAACACAGGATTCCTTGGGAACTGTGACCAATGTCTTTGTACCCGGTTCGGTTGTTAAGGCCGCTACCATCAGCTCAGGTTGGGAAAATGGTGTTTTATCAGGAAACCAAACCTTAACAGATCAGCCTATTGTTTTCCAAGGTTCAGCTCCAATTTATTCTTGGTATAAATTGGCATATGGATCTTTTCCTATTACAGCTGTGGAAGCCTTGGAGTATTCATCTAATGCTTACGTGGTTCAAACCGCTCTTGGAATCATGGGCCAGACCTATCAACCAAATATGTTTGTTTTAACTAACAATTTAGAATCCGCTATGGGGAAACTTCGTTCGACATTTGCTGAATATGGTCTTGGAGCCTCAACAGGCATTGACCTTCCAAATGAGTCAACTGGTTTTATACCAAAAGAGTATAATTTCGCTAATTACATTACCAATGCATTTGGTCAGTTTGATAACTACACCCCAATGCAATTGGCCCAGTACGTTGGAACCATTGCTAACAATGGTGTTCGAATTGCACCTCACATTGTTGAGGGAATTTATGGAAATAATGAACAAGGCGGCTTAGGGAACTTAATCCAATCTATTGATACCAAGGAAATGAATAAAATTAATATTTCTGAGTCTGATGTTTCCATCCTCCAACAAGGATTTTATCAAGTTTCACATGGTGGGAGTGCTCTGACGACAGGTCGTGCCTTTTCCAATGGTGCAGCTGTATCCATTAGTGGTAAAACAGGTACTGCCGAAAGTTATGTTGAGGGAGGTCAAAAAGCTAACAATACCAATGCTGTGGCTTATGCACCATCAGATAATCCTCAAATCGCTGTAGCTGTTGTCTTCCCTCATAACACCAACCTTACAAATGGTGTCGGACCTTCTATTGCGCGCGATATTATCAACCTCTATAACCAACATCATCCAATGAATTAG